From the Lolium rigidum isolate FL_2022 chromosome 2, APGP_CSIRO_Lrig_0.1, whole genome shotgun sequence genome, one window contains:
- the LOC124693227 gene encoding uncharacterized protein LOC124693227 isoform X2 (The sequence of the model RefSeq protein was modified relative to this genomic sequence to represent the inferred CDS: added 78 bases not found in genome assembly) yields MSAGATMAGAEASGSPEGPAAALGLGFDPYEQARKALSLRTPFEEEAAPRVPTLPARLVSWAGPSDRRKKHKKLEPPDAAAEEHPPKLPAAPSGKKGAWDHFEAYFRPVTLNDVQMLMMPARFPFCRGELDPCVLVPLPGSGEEEEEELLVEETYDVAVAETSSYLGVGGEEVVCHKERSAQSADFLSNVSTEQGIHDVVVQQLDCPRDRSEQSIEQRMHEVVAQREEWPQEVEQGSSSGGTVSPVCEDEEEEEAGTSLNWLLGARQRVVLTTERPNKKRKLLGVDAGLDKLVLLPRLGARAGSTCDVCCLGQSAMASNRMLRCSNCKASVHQKCYGVHAVPKGKWLCAWCKYVESAGVSSKKEAASTLSMPCVLCPKGKGALKPAKTDPNRTADGGNLQFAHLFCSLWRPEVLVEDMDSMEPVTNIGSVQENPIKMVCTICKVKRGACVRCSHGSCRAAFHPICARDSKHQMEIWGKFGHPNVELKAFCSKHSSVGYVNSLEKSNNASEQGAREVRTKDANLSIGKIPKLRFTRKNKDRSMNYETGSFNPDSLIKVETMEHGALPRTVRSSDTQATRNMEMDTDNPSVSNLMRNSGDIAMVLKKLIDRGDVSVSDIASEVGISSASFEAALVGETTTFSHGLKLKIIKWLQKSAHIPAVEAIPLKESSEVVQEDKLDGSEGTNSVNVNSSLIPVDKEAEVEMSVSTVPKLSPPRSNAKVLKEEKAICATGATLENGKKDMAKGSADDFSKDFIRNLSPVGNKDTSKAVHAKLIPNSIPGNKVFGASMEVQNQLEATSLGRKNNDLTEPELGSELEGCVSSLDKTSSLGDNVKHGSNSDENGVCNHRDCNMDHVNGQPFFSFDDSHSYIHPFIKEKIAYLWDHTFKQNKQAQYHSEGQLCSSSEKRHVDSSIELMETTEIDVADQISKAKSLGILDHSPDDEVEGEMVFLQARLLDNAMVLKHTYEDLIVKVVQNLSRELNVFSKRKWDFILVNHFLRDVREAKKRGRKEKRHKEAQAVLAEAAAAVAASSRNSTVRKDANDDIPPKFGAGSSRVAQRTPSLPRSKDSSKPSNSKVSPVTNFGTFHMPILSKENALYCDVCLRSESVLNRIFVCSRCKAAVHIDCYRNLGISIGPWKCELCEDISSEAVSSSGEADCNDKYLSMVRCALCHGTSGAFRKTIDDQWIHAFCAEWLLETKYMRGQDNPVSGMETLLREKDTCCVCISKVGVCLKCNSEGCQTTFHPSCARDAGFYMNIKGFGTTLQHKAYCVKHSTEQKETDAWQYGPEELNSLKRMRVELEKLRLLCERVIKREKVKRETVLCDHDILAKTKDTVVFSYLAPGASSESATTSVNNKSYSGTVQRSDDVTVDSSISGKKTVRFSLNNGDAERNTADSSRTLISFKRKLSERGPLAGKQLPQRSVSALQKLEDGEQKIKDKIETFQKELIMTSDQASTQNQRLPKGYVYVPRDSLSKEKPWKRNTQTHEPHEPGG; encoded by the exons TTCGACCCGTACGAGCAGGCCCGGAAGGCGCTGTCCCTGCGCACGCCgttcgaggaggaggcggcgccccGGGTGCCCACGCTGCCCGCGCGGCTCGTCAGCTGGGCGGGGCCCAGCGACCGCCGGAAGAAGCACAAGAAGCTGGAGCCCCCCGACGCGGCCGCCGAGGAGCACCCGCCCAAGCTGCCCGCCGCGCCCTCCGGGAAGAAGGGCGCCTGGGACCACTTCGAGGCCTACTTCCGCCCCGTCACCCTCAACGATGTCCAAATGCTCATGATGCCCGCCAGGTTCCCCTTCTGCCGCGGGGAGCTCGACCCGTGTGTCCTCGTGCCGTTGCCCGgcagcggcgaggaggaggaggaggagctgctgGTGGAGGAGACGTACGATGTGGCCGTCGCCGAGACGAGCTCCTACTTGGGCGTGGGCGGCGAGGAGGTCGTCTGCCACAAGGAGCGCAGCGCGCAGAGTGCGGATTTCCTCAGCAACGTCAGCACCGAGCAGGGCATACATGACGTCGTCGTGCAGCAGCTGGATTGTCCCAGGGACCGCAGCGAGCAGAGCATTGAGCAGCGTATGCACGAGGTGGTTGCGCAGCGGGAGGAGTGGCCACAGGAGGTGGAGCAAGGTAGTAGCAGCGGTGGCACCGTGTCACCAGtatgcgaggacgaggaggaggaggaggcagggACATCACTGAATTGGCTGCTAGGAGCGAGGCAGCGAGTCGTGCTCACTACCGAGCGCCCAAACAAGAAGAGGAAGCTCCTAGGTGTCGATGCTGGGCTAGACAAGCTTGTGCTGCTTCCACGCTTGGGAGCTCGGGCGGGGTCGACGTGCGATGTTTGCTGTTTGGGACAGAGTGCCATGGCGTCCAACAGGATGCTTCGCTGTAGCAACTGCAAGGCCTCCGTGCACCAGAAGTGTTATGGTGTGCATGCCGTGCCGAAGGGCAAGTGGCTCTGCGCTTGGTGCAAGTATGTGGAGTCCGCAGGGGTGTCATCCAAGAAAGAGGCAGCCAGCACCCTGTCAATGCCTTGTGTGCTATGCCCAAAGGGGAAAGGGGCTCTAAAACCTGCAAAAACCGACCCTAATCGAACTGCAGATGGAGGCAACCTGCAATTTGCGCACTTGTTTTGTAGCCTTTGGAGACCAGAGGTTCTTGTGGAGGACATGGACTCAATGGAGCCTGTTACCAATATTGGATCTGTACAAGAGAATCCAATCAAAATGGTCTGCACTATTTGCAAGGTTAAGCGGGGTGCATGCGTCCGATGTAGCCATG GGTCATGCCGGGCTGCCTTCCATCCTATATGTGCACGAGATTCCAAGCACCAAATGGAGATATGGGGAAAATTTGGACATCCTAAT GTTGAGCTGAAAGCGTTTTGCTCAAAGCATTCTTCAGTTGGGTATGTCAACTCTCTAGAGAAAAGCAATAATGCATCTGAGCAGGGTGCTAGAGAAGTGAGGACAAAAGATGCAAATCTCAGCATTGGAAAGATTCCAAAGCTTAGATTCACACGGAAGAACAAGGACAGATCCATGAACTATGAAACCGGTAGCTTTAACCCTGACAGCCTTATCAAAGTGGAGACGATGGAGCATGGTGCTTTGCCCCGTACTGTTAGAAGTTCAGATACTCAAGCAACCCGAAATATGGAAATGGATACTGATAATCCCTCAGTTAGTAATCTTATGAGAAACTCTGGTGATATTGCTATGGTTCTCAAAAAG CTAATTGACAGAGGGGATGTTAGTGTGAGTGATATAGCATCTGAAGTGGGTATTTCTTCAGCGTCCTTCGAAGCTGCTCTCGTG GGTGAAACTACAACATTTTCCCATGGTTTGAAGTTGAAAATCATCAAGTGGCTTCAAAAGTCTGCACATATACCAGCTGTTGAAGCGATCCCTCTTAAAGAGAGCTCAGAGGTGGTACAAGAGGACAAACTAGATGGGTCTGAGGGTACAAATAGTGTCAATGTGAATAGTTCATTGATCCCAGTGGACAAAGAAGCAGAAGTTGAGATGTCGGTTTCTACTGTACCAAAACTCTCACCACCAAGGTCTAATGCCAAAGTTCTGAAAGAAGAGAAGGCAATATGTGCAACTGGAGCTACTTTGGAAAATGGAAAAAAAGATATGGCTAAAGGAAGTGCTGATGATTTTTCAAAAGATTTTATTAGAAATCTGTCCCCAGTTGGAAACAAAGATACTTCAAAGGCAGTGCATGCAAAGTTG ATACCAAACAGCATCCCTGGCAATAAAGTATTCGGTGCTTCCATGGAGGTACAAAATCAACTCGAAG CTACATCACTTGGAAGGAAAAATAATGACTTGACAGAGCCTGAACTTGGCTCGGAATTGGAGGGGTGCGTATCTTCATTGGataaaacctcttctttgggtgataatgtTAAACATGGGTCGAATTCAGATGAAAATGGCGTATGCAATCATCGTgattgtaatatggatcatgttaaTGGACAACCCTTTTTCAG ctttgatgattcTCATTCTTACATCCATCCATTTATCAAGGAAAAAATTGCTTATCTTTGGGACCATACTTTTAAGCAGAATAAGCAGGCACAGTATCACTCTG AAGGACAATTATGTTCTTCCAGTGAGAAAAGGCACGTGGATTCCTCAATAGAACTAATGGAAACAACAGAAATTGATGTGGCAGATCAAATTTCTAAGGCAAAATCTTTGGGAATTCTTGATCATTCACCTGATGATGAAGTAGAAGGAGAAATGGTGTTCTTACAAGCTAGGCTGCTTGACAATGCTATGGTTCTGAAGCATACATATG AAGATTTAATAGTGAAGGTTGTTCAGAATCTTTCTCGCGAGTTGAATGTTTTCAGTAAAAGAAAATGGGACTTCATCCTTGTCAATCATTTTCTTCGTGATGTTAGAGAAGCTAAGAAACGTGGCAGAAAGGAGAAGAGACATAAAGAAGCTCAGGCGGTACTAGCTGAAGCTGCAGCTGCTGTTGCAGCCTCCTCACGTAACTCCACTGTGAGAAAAGATGCAAATGAtgat ATTCCTCCAAAATTTGGTGCTGGATCTTCAAGAGTTGCCCAGCGGACTCCTTCACTACCACGGTCCAAGGATTCATCAAAGCCATCCAACAGCAAAGTTTCACCAGTTACTAACTTTGGCACTTTCCATATGCCAATTTTATCAAAAGAAAATGCACTCTACTGTGATGTCTGCTTGCGGAGTGAATCTGTGTTGAACAGAATATTTGTCTGCTCCAGATGCAAG GCTGCTGTCCACATagattgctatagaaatctagggaTATCTATTGGCCCGTGGAAATGTGAACTCTGCGAAGATATTTCATCAGAAGCTGTTAGCTCTAGTGGTGAAGCTGACTGCAATGACAAATACTTATCCATGGTACGATGTGCTCTGTGCCATGGAACATCTGGTGCTTTTAGAAAGACTATAGATGACCAGTGGATTCATGCCTTCTGTGCTGAG TGGTTGTTGGAGACCAAGTACATGAGAGGGCAAGATAATCCAGTGAGCGGAATG GAAACCCTTCTAAGGGAAAAAGATACTTGTTGTGTCTGCATCAGCAAAGTTGGTGTGTGCCTCAAG TGCAATAGTGAGGGCTGCCAGACCACTTTTCATCCTTCTTGTGCTAGAGATGCTGGTTTCTACATGAACATTAAAGGATTTGGGACTACGTTGCAGCACAAAGCATACTGTGTGAAACACAGCACAGAGCAGAAAGAG ACTGATGCCTGGCAGTATGGACCTGAGGAACTCAATAGCTTGAAAAGGATGAGG GTTGAGTTGGAAAAGTTACGCCTCTTGTGTGAGAGGGTAATTAAGAGAGAGAAGGTGAAG AGAGAGACAGTTCTGTGTGACCATGACATACTCGCCAAAACGAAGGATACTGTTGTTTTCTCCTACCTTGCACCTGGAGCTAGTTCGGAATCTGCCACTACTTCAGTTAATAATAAATCATACAGTGGAACCGTGCAAAGATCTGACGATGTCACGGTGGATAGCAGTATTTCTGGGAAGAAAACCGTCAGGTTTTCTCTTAATAACGGAGATGCTGAGAGAAACACAGCTGATAGCTCAAGGACACTGATATCTTTCAAACGGAAGTTGAGTGAGAGGGGACCACTTGCTGGCAAGCAACTTCCACAAAGATCAGTGAGTGCCCTACAGAAATTGGAAGATGGAGAACAGAAAATAAAAGATAAG ATAGAAACCTTTCAAAAGGAGCTTATTATGACATCTGATCAAGCATCAACGCAGAACCAACGCCTTCCAAAAGGATATGTATATGTTCCCCGTGATTCTCTTTCTAAAGAGAAACCATGGAAACGGAATACACAAACCCATGAACCACATGAGCCTGGTGGATAG